One stretch of Corvus hawaiiensis isolate bCorHaw1 chromosome 1, bCorHaw1.pri.cur, whole genome shotgun sequence DNA includes these proteins:
- the ACKR4 gene encoding LOW QUALITY PROTEIN: atypical chemokine receptor 4 (The sequence of the model RefSeq protein was modified relative to this genomic sequence to represent the inferred CDS: substituted 1 base at 1 genomic stop codon): MCQTNSDHFTDAHLNCSPCYSSAGKRSFATVXDMNNSTDYWIEDEEDDLNPLIDYNTYELLCEKSDVRNFRKLFLPVLYALTFTVGVAGNSLVAGIYAYCKKPKTKTDTYIMHLAIADLLLLFTLPFWAANAVQGWELGNPMCKFTSSLYTMNFSSSMLFLACISVDRYRATSESHGHRRIGKHCSVTCICVWLAAICLSIPELIFNQVKKHNDRNECLPVFPMNMETLLKSTIQILEIILEFLLPFLVMLICYSATARAIFRSANVKKSRPFMVLLAVVATFIVTQLPYNIVKLWRAIDIIYMLVTDCDTSKTMDVALQVTKSIALFHTCLNPLLYAFLGASFKMHVMKIAKNYGYWRRQQQNGRPEEISMNYEDPTEETISFTI, encoded by the exons ATGTGTCAGACCAATTCAGATCACTTCACTGACGCACATCTCAATTGCAGTCCCTGCTACTCATCTGCTGGCAAAAGAAG CTTTGCCACGGTCTGAGATATGAATAACTCTACAGATTACTGGattgaggatgaggaggatgatcTCAACCCTCTTATAGATTACAATACCTATGagcttctctgtgaaaaaaGTGATGtgagaaatttcagaaaattattccTCCCGGTGCTCTATGCACTGACTTTCACAGTTGGAGTGGCTGGAAACTCATTAGTGGCTGGAATTTACGCCTACTGCAAGAAACCCAAGACCAAGACGGACACGTACATCATGCACCTCGCCATCGCCgatctgctcctgctcttcacCCTCCCTTTTTGGGCTGCAAATGcagtgcagggatgggaactTGGAAACCCGATGTGCAAGTTCACTTCTTCTCTGTACACCATGAATTTCAGCTCCAGCATGCTgttcctggcctgtatcagtgTGGACAGATACAGGGCCACTTCTGAATCCCACGGCCATAGAAGAATTGGCAAACACTGCAGTGTTACTTGCATCTGTGTCTGGCTGGCTGCCATTTGCCTCAGCATCCCTGAGCTGATATTTAATCAAGTCAAGAAACACAATGACAGGAATGAATGCCTTCCTGTATTTCCAATGAACATGGAAACACTCTTAAAATCAACCATTCAAATCCTGGAAATTATCCTGgaatttctgcttcctttcctaGTAATGCTGATCTGCTATTCCGCTACTGCTCGGGCAATCTTTAGATCTGCAAATGTTAAGAAGTCCAGGCCTTTCATGGTTCTGCTGGCAGTAGTGGCCACTTTCATTGTCACCCAGCTACCCTACAACATTGTGAAGCTGTGGCGAGCCATAGACATCATCTACATGTTGGTTACGGACTGCGACACCAGTAAAACCATGGACGTGGCGCTCCAGGTCACCAAGAGCATAGCTTTGTTCCACACCTGCCTCAACCCTCTCCTCTACGCCTTTCTGGGTGCCTCTTTCAAAATGCATGTCATGAAAATCGCCAAAAATTATGGGTACTGGAGAAGACAACAGCAGAATGGGAGACCTGAAGAAATTTCTATGAATTACGAAGACCCTACTGAAGAAACAATCAGTTTCACTATATAG